One Ricinus communis isolate WT05 ecotype wild-type chromosome 7, ASM1957865v1, whole genome shotgun sequence genomic region harbors:
- the LOC8269117 gene encoding LOW QUALITY PROTEIN: homeobox-leucine zipper protein ATHB-52 (The sequence of the model RefSeq protein was modified relative to this genomic sequence to represent the inferred CDS: inserted 1 base in 1 codon; deleted 1 base in 1 codon; substituted 1 base at 1 genomic stop codon), producing the protein MNSHFHQSQTPSQHSSKPSKKRLAREQLQILESSFNANQKLKAEFKLELARQLGVPPRQVAIWYQNRRARHRVETKEQEYNNIQQELRNVSAEKIKLEKEVDMLKYELNKAHEMLILASTPSATSLLSSSASDDDYANSYSPANLTYGWLDTGKLLPGKELHPCLTGPVSMLQKYTNSXGLKAESMKPXHDANNDNKM; encoded by the exons ATGAACTCCCATTTCCATCAATCCCAAACTCCAAGCCAACACTCTTCCAAACCAAGCAAGAAAAGGCTCGCACGAGAGCAACTTCAAATCTTGGAATCAAGCTTCAATGCCAACCAGAAACTAAAAGCAGAATTCAAGCTCGAGCTTGCCCGTCAACTAGGAGTTCCACCTAGACAAGTTGCGATTTGGTATCAGAACAGAAGGGCAAGGCACAGAGTTGAAACCAAAGAGCAAGAATACAACAACATCCAGCAAGAGCTTCGTAATGTGTCGGCAGAGAAGATTAAGCTTGAGAAAGAAGTTGACATGTTGAAATATGAGCTAAACAAGGCTCACGAGATGCTAATACTTGCATCAACACCATCTGCAACTTCTCTCTTATCAAGTTCAGCTTCGGATGATGAT TATGCCAACTCATACTCACCTGCAAACCTCACTTATGGTTGGCTTGATACCGGCAAGTTATTACCAGGAAAGGAGCTACACCCTTGTCTGACTGGTCCTGTTAGTATGCTGCAGAAGTATACCAATAGTTAAGGCCTAAAGGCTGAATCAATGAAAC ATCATGATGCAAATAATGACAATAAAATGTAG